From Apium graveolens cultivar Ventura chromosome 9, ASM990537v1, whole genome shotgun sequence, the proteins below share one genomic window:
- the LOC141687173 gene encoding flowering-promoting factor 1-like, giving the protein MSGVWVFKDGVMRLNDGGGSSSDQQSSVKKKVLVHLPTGEVISSYKSLEKILIELGWERYYGDIELFQFHKRCSIDLISLPKDFSKFTSVYMYDIVVKNPNVFHVRNC; this is encoded by the coding sequence ATGTCAGGCGTTTGGGTTTTCAAGGACGGCGTTATGCGTCTTAACGACGGCGGTGGCTCGTCCTCCGATCAGCAATCGTCCGTCAAGAAAAAAGTGCTGGTGCACTTGCCTACTGGAGAGGTAATTTCATCCTACAAGTCTCTGGAGAAAATATTAATCGAGTTAGGGTGGGAGCGATACTATGGCGATATCGAGCTGTTTCAGTTCCACAAGAGATGTTCGATTGATCTCATCTCACTTCCTAAGGATTTCTCCAAGTTTACGTCTGTTTATATGTATGATATTGTCGTTAAAAATCCTAATGTCTTTCATGTGCGAAATTGTTAA
- the LOC141686545 gene encoding uncharacterized protein LOC141686545, producing the protein MFREIHISIPFADALAQMPLYAKFMKEVLSYRKKFEEVKIITLNEECSSVIQCTIPPKLKDPGSFSLSCTIAEIGIKKALCDLGASVSLMPLSIYKRLGLGELKKTRISLHLADSSIKYPLGVLEDVLVKVKRFVISCDFVVLEMNEDADIPIILGRPFLATTGTNIDVKASKLTLNVGEEKVDFDLNQDVKGFSVKTGCYLVDVMEELVNEVTDYTRGVEDKIDAHYSLACEL; encoded by the coding sequence ATGTTTCGTGAGATTCATATTAGCATTCCGTTTGCTGATGCATTGGCTCAAATGCCCCTTTATGCAAAATTTATGAAAGAGGTGTTGTCTTATAGGAAGAAGTTTGAGGAGGTAAAAATAATCACTCTTAATGAAGAATGTAGTTCTGTCATTCAATGCACAATTCCTCCTAAACTAAAGGATCCTGGGAGTTTTTCTTTGTCATGCACCATTGCTGAAATCGGAATTAAAAAAGCCTTGTGTGATCTTGGAGCTAGTGTGAGTTTAATGCCACTTTCTATTTACAAAAGACTTGGCTTGGGAGAGTTAAAGAAGACAAGAATTTCACTGCATCTTGCGGATAGCTCAATAAAATATCCATTAGGTGTACTTGAAGATGTTTTAGTAAAGGTGAAAAGATTTGTTATTTCGTGTGATTTTGTTGTGTTGGAGATGAATGAGGATGCTGATATTCCAATTAttttgggaagaccattcttggcaaCCACGGGAACCAATATTGATGTAAAAGCTAGTAAGCTCACATTGAACGTGGGAGAAGAAAAGGTTGACTTTGATCTTAATCAAGATGTGAAAGGGTTTTCAGTTAAAACTGGGTGTTATCTAGTGGATGTTATGGAAGAACTTGTAAACGAAGTCACTGATTATACTCGTGGAGTGGAAGATAAAATTGATGCACATTATTCTCTGGCATGTGAATTATAA